From Hymenobacter sedentarius, a single genomic window includes:
- a CDS encoding M1 family metallopeptidase — MRLPLLFASFLFTFAALAQQPLPVPRNLQATYTKGTRAETGLPGPAYWQNTADYDLNVTFNPVTRRVAGKVAISYQNNSPDSLRQLWFKLYPNIYQKGAPRTRAFKLEDVNEGITISALTINGEVFDVKKLAVENTNLAVPLRRAIGARKVATVKATYSYTLNKGSHQRTGEVEPGAAFVAYFFPRVAVYDDIDGWNRLAYTGDQEFYNDFCNFKAAVTVPKDFVVWATGDLQNAAQVLTQKYAQRLQDAESKDAVAAIITVDDAKRRDITAPNAQNTWRFEARNVTDFVFATSDHYVWQATSLVVDPATKRRTRVDAVYNPKHKDYEEVIDFSRKTVEAMSYNFPKWPFPYAHETVFDGLDQMEYPMMVNDNPTATREDAIELTDHEIFHTMFPFYMGINETKYGWMDEGWATIGEWLLSSIIDPKLDDDYGVARYATYAATENDQPIVTLSTQQSGIPFFLNSYPKPGMGYLYVKDLLGDELFTKALHTYIRNWNGKHPMPYDFFNSMNAGAGRNLNWFWQRWFFDSGYPDLAIASVNKTTPGYDIVVQAKGSKPVPVDLTVTFADNSTQKFHRTIGVWETGAMSVTIPVATKQPVKRVTLGSTLVPDSFPTDNVWEEK; from the coding sequence ATGCGCTTACCCTTACTGTTCGCTTCTTTCCTTTTCACCTTCGCGGCCTTGGCCCAACAGCCACTGCCCGTCCCGCGCAATCTGCAAGCCACCTACACCAAAGGCACCCGCGCCGAAACCGGCCTGCCTGGCCCCGCTTACTGGCAAAACACCGCCGACTACGACCTCAACGTCACGTTCAACCCCGTGACCCGGCGCGTGGCGGGCAAGGTGGCCATCAGCTACCAGAACAACAGCCCCGATTCGCTGCGGCAGCTTTGGTTCAAGCTCTACCCCAACATCTACCAGAAAGGGGCGCCCCGTACGCGGGCTTTCAAGCTCGAAGACGTGAACGAGGGCATCACCATTTCGGCCCTCACCATCAACGGCGAGGTGTTCGATGTGAAGAAGCTGGCCGTTGAAAACACCAACCTGGCCGTGCCCCTGCGCCGCGCCATCGGTGCCCGTAAAGTGGCCACGGTGAAAGCCACCTACTCCTATACCCTCAACAAAGGCTCGCACCAGCGCACCGGCGAAGTTGAGCCGGGAGCCGCTTTCGTGGCCTACTTCTTTCCCCGCGTGGCCGTGTACGACGATATCGACGGATGGAACCGGCTGGCCTACACCGGCGACCAAGAGTTTTACAACGACTTCTGCAATTTCAAAGCCGCCGTTACCGTACCCAAAGACTTCGTGGTGTGGGCCACCGGCGACCTCCAGAATGCCGCCCAGGTCCTGACCCAGAAGTACGCCCAGCGCCTGCAGGACGCCGAGAGCAAGGATGCCGTAGCCGCCATCATCACGGTCGACGATGCGAAGCGGCGCGACATCACCGCGCCCAACGCCCAGAACACCTGGCGCTTCGAGGCCCGCAACGTCACCGATTTCGTGTTTGCGACCAGCGACCACTACGTGTGGCAAGCTACCAGCCTGGTGGTAGACCCCGCCACCAAGCGCCGCACCCGCGTCGATGCCGTGTACAATCCCAAGCACAAGGATTACGAAGAAGTTATCGACTTCAGCCGCAAGACAGTGGAGGCCATGAGCTACAACTTTCCGAAGTGGCCCTTCCCCTACGCCCACGAAACGGTGTTCGACGGCCTCGACCAGATGGAGTACCCCATGATGGTGAACGACAACCCCACCGCCACCCGCGAAGACGCCATTGAGCTAACCGACCACGAAATCTTCCACACGATGTTCCCCTTCTACATGGGCATCAACGAAACCAAGTACGGCTGGATGGACGAGGGTTGGGCTACCATCGGCGAGTGGTTGCTGTCGTCGATTATCGACCCCAAGCTGGACGACGACTACGGCGTGGCCCGCTACGCTACCTACGCCGCCACCGAAAACGACCAACCCATTGTCACGCTCAGCACGCAGCAGAGCGGCATTCCGTTCTTCCTCAACTCCTACCCCAAGCCCGGCATGGGCTACCTCTACGTGAAGGATTTGCTCGGCGACGAGCTGTTTACGAAGGCGCTGCATACCTACATCCGCAACTGGAACGGCAAGCACCCCATGCCCTACGACTTCTTCAATAGCATGAACGCCGGCGCCGGCCGCAACCTCAACTGGTTCTGGCAGCGCTGGTTTTTCGACAGTGGCTACCCCGACCTGGCCATCGCCAGCGTGAATAAAACCACACCCGGCTACGACATCGTTGTGCAAGCCAAAGGCAGCAAGCCCGTCCCCGTAGACCTAACCGTGACCTTCGCCGACAACTCCACCCAGAAGTTCCACCGCACAATCGGCGTCTGGGAAACGGGCGCTATGTCCGTCACCATACCTGTCGCCACCAAGCAACCAGTGAAGCGCGTAACCTTGGGAAGCACCTTGGTGCCAGATAGCTTTCCGACGGATAATGTGTGGGAGGAGAAGTAG